Proteins found in one Arachis stenosperma cultivar V10309 chromosome 8, arast.V10309.gnm1.PFL2, whole genome shotgun sequence genomic segment:
- the LOC130945710 gene encoding peroxisomal and mitochondrial division factor 2-like codes for MRAAEEMMTEATELRKLLSKMESNVKLLEREVKFLKKDKSESEKKIRDLEKKIGALEKKDVDERNKRTRVEEELRKKIQEKENEVLELGQKTNEVESFANSKSSNMEEWVKEKLSLQEALKKSEEREKSLELFVARLKEEARVAENVIRGLNQKVDTVNGGVNGNWVIARDGKGVKGLNVYWPVVAIDSTFVAAAVVIWFYF; via the coding sequence ATGAGAGCTGCCGAGGAGATGATGACTGAGGCTACTGAGCTCAGGAAGCTGCTATCGAAGATGGAATCCAATGTGAAATTGCTGGAGCGAGAAGTTAAATTTTTGAAGAAGGACAAATCTGAgagtgaaaagaaaattaggGATTTGGAGAAAAAAATTGGGGCTTTAGAGAAAAAAGATGTTGATGAGAGGAACAAGCGGACTAGGGTTGAGGAGGAGTTGAGGAAAAAGattcaagaaaaggaaaatgagGTTTTGGAATTAGGGCAGAAGACTAATGAAGTGGAGAGCTTTGCAAATTCGAAGAGCTCGAATATGGAGGAGTGGGTTAAGGAGAAACTGAGCTTGCAAGAGGCACTGAAAAAGTCtgaggagagagaaaagagTTTGGAATTGTTTGTTGCTCGGTTGAAGGAAGAAGCAAGGGTGGCTGAGAATGTGATCAGAGGACTTAACCAGAAGGTTGATACTGTGAATGGTGGAGTGAATGGAAATTGGGTAATTGCTAGGGATGGGAAAGGGGTGAAGGGTTTGAATGTTTATTGGCCTGTGGTGGCAATTGATTCTACTTTTGTTGCAGCTGCTGTTGTGATCTGGTTCTACTTTTGA